The Corallococcus exiguus genome includes a window with the following:
- a CDS encoding hybrid sensor histidine kinase/response regulator → MPSDTPTRPDPAARPIVWLLEDSPTEARATQAALASACDVAVFPDGAVLVEALGIQTPPDVLVLDRETPGLTGLEVCAFVRSIPATARIPVLLLTSHQSPEDVVEGLGAGANDYVFKPFRAQELVARVLGLAHWSRQQRQRETRVTKELDTHRQSLSDEQARRTLAESALEEVRAAELRAWNSEQRFRLAARATQDAIWEWNPQTDTLEWSSGGQDLLGPLDDPRVPRLDWWRRHIHPEDLAAVQRGFSEAIEGGDDVWRGSHRFRDAHGAWRDVEEHALIVRDEAARVVQVVGALRDVTARKQLEQEARQRGDFERQLIGIVSHDLRSPLSSVLLSSTLLLERAGLNDSQQQRVHRIRTATERAVRMIRDLLDFTQVRHGDFPLKLQGADLHALVETAVEEAQTRAPGRVFQVTSAGDGAGTWDADRLSQVVGNLLGNALTYGDPDAPIQVRSLGTVDTVVLEVHNAGAPISPELLPRLFAPLERGTPHQADRSDRSIGLGLFIVRQVVHAHGGTVSVTSTEEAGTTFTVRLPRQPPASPPASPPG, encoded by the coding sequence CGACCCGGCGGCACGCCCCATCGTGTGGCTGTTGGAGGACTCGCCCACCGAAGCCCGGGCCACGCAGGCCGCGCTCGCGTCCGCTTGTGACGTCGCCGTGTTCCCCGACGGGGCCGTGCTGGTGGAAGCGCTTGGCATCCAGACGCCGCCGGACGTGCTCGTGTTGGACCGGGAGACGCCTGGCCTCACCGGCCTGGAGGTCTGCGCCTTCGTCCGGAGCATCCCCGCCACGGCCCGCATCCCCGTCCTACTGCTCACTTCCCATCAGAGTCCCGAGGACGTCGTCGAAGGACTGGGCGCGGGCGCCAATGACTACGTCTTCAAGCCCTTCCGCGCCCAGGAACTGGTCGCCCGCGTCCTGGGTCTGGCCCACTGGAGCCGGCAGCAGCGCCAGCGCGAGACCCGGGTGACGAAGGAGCTCGACACCCACCGCCAGAGCCTGTCCGACGAGCAGGCCCGCCGGACCCTCGCGGAGAGCGCGCTCGAGGAGGTCCGCGCCGCGGAGCTGCGCGCCTGGAACAGTGAACAGCGCTTCCGGCTGGCCGCTCGCGCCACCCAGGACGCCATCTGGGAATGGAACCCCCAGACAGACACCCTGGAGTGGAGCAGCGGCGGACAGGACCTGCTGGGCCCGCTGGACGACCCGCGGGTGCCACGCCTGGACTGGTGGCGGAGACACATCCATCCGGAGGACCTCGCCGCCGTCCAGCGCGGCTTCAGCGAAGCCATCGAAGGCGGCGACGACGTGTGGCGCGGCAGCCACCGGTTCCGCGACGCGCACGGCGCCTGGCGGGACGTGGAGGAGCACGCCCTCATCGTCCGTGACGAAGCCGCGCGCGTCGTCCAGGTGGTGGGCGCCCTGCGGGACGTGACCGCCCGGAAGCAGCTGGAGCAGGAGGCACGCCAGCGCGGTGACTTCGAGCGGCAGCTCATCGGCATCGTGAGCCACGACCTGCGCAGCCCGCTGTCCTCCGTCCTGCTGTCCTCCACGCTGCTCCTGGAGCGCGCGGGGCTCAACGACTCACAGCAGCAGCGCGTGCACCGCATCCGCACCGCCACCGAACGGGCCGTGCGGATGATCCGCGACCTGCTCGACTTCACCCAGGTGCGCCACGGCGACTTCCCCCTCAAGCTCCAGGGCGCGGACCTCCATGCCCTGGTGGAGACCGCCGTCGAGGAGGCCCAGACGCGCGCCCCCGGACGCGTCTTCCAGGTCACCTCCGCGGGCGACGGCGCGGGAACATGGGATGCGGACCGGCTCTCCCAGGTGGTGGGCAACCTGCTGGGCAACGCGCTGACCTACGGCGACCCGGATGCCCCCATCCAGGTGCGCAGCCTGGGGACGGTGGACACGGTGGTGCTGGAGGTCCACAACGCGGGCGCTCCCATCTCCCCGGAGCTGCTGCCGCGCCTCTTCGCCCCCCTGGAGCGCGGCACCCCCCACCAGGCAGACCGCTCGGACCGCAGCATCGGCCTGGGCCTCTTCATCGTGCGTCAGGTGGTGCACGCCCACGGCGGAACCGTGAGCGTGACGAGCACGGAGGAGGCGGGCACCACCTTCACCGTGCGCCTGCCTCGACAGCCCCCCGCTTCGCCGCCCGCTTCACCGCCCGGGTGA
- a CDS encoding sensor histidine kinase, with translation MKPTLLLVEAPGSHRELLSLAFQGQGWRVLLAVGVEPLVQALRESPPVHLVLAAGALLASEAGRLGALREALAASGASLWVEAPPAEQDALRRSGLPVAGFLATGMSLGARVEAVRQALPREAPGRQAALRVLVVEDDPVYRKLLQLALAPFRFELMEAEDGMFALELARRHPPDIVLADVLMPRLDGFRLCLALRQDPKLARVPVILTHATSPDELDLRMAANVGANAFVRRSQGDDELVATLLRESRAEGPLPAPVHGELSTETHLYAMVRQLERRVGLLEQAERTARESEERYRLVVSGSYDGVWDWDVRNQRMYWSPRLLEMLGLKPEDFAGTSEAFLARVHPEDRDPVASALALHLEQGAPYDVSFRLKHEAGGYRSCVSRGRAIRDTQGRPVRMAGIIGDVTEQLRLYREAREAVRVRDEFLAVAAHELRTPLAALRLRVQGTAAALKLERQVAPERLERALVAADRQVQRLADLVEGLLDVSQMQGHAPRLNLEAVDLGQVVRDVVLRSEELASRAGCLLVVRDVASAVGHWDALRLGQVVTHLLVNAVKFGPGKPVELEVQADESTAWLVVRDHGIGIAPDRVDGLFRRFERAVPARNYGGLGLGLYRLARIVEAHGGEVAVTSTLGQGATFRVRLPRAGPPVGPA, from the coding sequence ATGAAGCCCACCCTGCTGCTCGTCGAAGCCCCGGGTTCCCACCGGGAGCTCCTGTCCCTGGCGTTCCAGGGGCAGGGGTGGCGGGTGCTGCTGGCGGTGGGGGTGGAGCCGCTGGTGCAGGCGCTGCGCGAGTCCCCGCCGGTGCACCTGGTGCTGGCGGCGGGGGCGCTGCTGGCCTCGGAGGCGGGGCGGTTGGGCGCGCTGCGTGAGGCGCTGGCCGCGTCCGGTGCCTCCCTCTGGGTGGAGGCGCCACCGGCCGAGCAGGACGCTCTGCGGCGGTCGGGCCTGCCGGTGGCGGGGTTCCTCGCGACCGGGATGTCGCTGGGGGCTCGGGTGGAGGCGGTGCGTCAGGCCCTGCCCAGGGAGGCGCCAGGCCGCCAGGCCGCGCTGCGGGTGCTGGTGGTGGAGGACGACCCCGTCTACCGCAAGCTCCTGCAACTGGCGCTGGCGCCCTTCCGCTTCGAGCTCATGGAAGCGGAGGACGGGATGTTCGCGCTGGAGCTGGCGCGGCGGCACCCGCCGGACATCGTGCTGGCGGACGTGCTGATGCCCCGGCTGGACGGCTTCCGGCTGTGCCTGGCCCTGCGCCAGGACCCCAAGCTCGCGCGCGTGCCGGTCATCCTCACGCACGCCACCTCGCCGGACGAGCTGGACCTGCGCATGGCCGCCAACGTGGGGGCCAACGCCTTCGTGCGGCGCTCACAGGGGGATGACGAGCTGGTGGCCACGCTGCTGCGCGAGTCTCGCGCGGAGGGGCCCCTGCCCGCGCCCGTGCACGGCGAGCTGTCCACGGAGACGCACCTGTACGCGATGGTGCGCCAGCTGGAGCGGCGGGTGGGGTTGCTGGAGCAGGCCGAGCGCACCGCGCGCGAGAGCGAGGAGCGCTACCGGCTGGTGGTGTCCGGCTCCTATGACGGTGTGTGGGATTGGGACGTGCGCAACCAGCGCATGTACTGGAGCCCGCGCCTCCTGGAGATGCTGGGGCTGAAGCCGGAGGACTTCGCGGGGACGTCGGAGGCCTTCCTCGCGCGGGTGCACCCGGAGGACCGGGACCCGGTGGCGTCCGCGCTGGCGCTGCACCTGGAGCAGGGCGCGCCCTACGACGTGTCCTTCCGGCTGAAGCACGAGGCCGGGGGCTACCGCTCGTGCGTGAGCCGGGGCCGGGCCATCCGCGACACGCAGGGCCGGCCGGTGCGCATGGCGGGCATCATTGGCGACGTGACGGAGCAGCTGCGGCTGTACCGCGAGGCGCGCGAGGCGGTGCGCGTGCGGGACGAGTTCCTGGCGGTGGCCGCGCACGAGTTGCGCACGCCCCTGGCCGCGCTGCGGCTGCGCGTGCAGGGCACGGCGGCGGCGCTGAAGCTCGAGCGCCAGGTGGCGCCGGAGCGGTTGGAGCGCGCGCTGGTGGCGGCGGACCGGCAGGTGCAGCGGCTGGCGGACCTGGTGGAGGGGCTGCTGGACGTGTCGCAGATGCAGGGCCACGCGCCCCGGCTGAACCTGGAGGCCGTGGACCTGGGGCAGGTGGTGCGGGACGTGGTGCTGCGCTCGGAGGAGCTGGCGTCGCGCGCGGGGTGCCTGCTGGTGGTGCGCGACGTGGCGTCCGCGGTGGGGCACTGGGACGCGCTGCGGCTGGGGCAGGTGGTGACGCACCTGCTGGTGAACGCGGTGAAGTTCGGCCCGGGCAAGCCGGTGGAGCTGGAGGTCCAGGCGGACGAGTCCACGGCCTGGCTAGTGGTGCGCGACCACGGCATCGGCATCGCGCCGGACCGGGTGGACGGCCTCTTCCGCCGCTTCGAGCGCGCCGTGCCCGCGCGCAACTACGGTGGGTTGGGGCTGGGGTTGTACCGCCTGGCTCGCATCGTGGAGGCGCACGGCGGCGAGGTGGCGGTGACGAGCACCCTGGGGCAGGGGGCGACGTTCCGGGTGCGACTGCCCCGAGCGGGGCCTCCGGTGGGCCCCGCCTGA
- a CDS encoding Fur family transcriptional regulator, which produces MGAKKVTAQEKLTGFQDRIRAAGLRSTAPRVAVLRKLETATAPMSHADLVEELGGEGYDRVTIYRNLTDLTEAGLVVRADLGDHVWRFELKRAGATEHANNHPHFTCTDCGTVACLPEESVRLTTARGVPRAVSQRAVEVQLRGLCDRCE; this is translated from the coding sequence ATGGGTGCCAAGAAAGTCACGGCGCAGGAGAAGCTGACCGGGTTCCAGGACCGGATTCGCGCCGCGGGGCTGCGCAGCACCGCCCCCCGGGTGGCCGTGCTGCGCAAGCTGGAGACCGCCACCGCCCCCATGAGCCACGCGGACCTGGTGGAGGAGCTGGGCGGCGAGGGCTACGACCGCGTCACCATCTACCGCAACCTCACCGACCTCACCGAGGCCGGCCTCGTCGTGCGCGCCGACCTGGGCGACCACGTCTGGCGCTTCGAGCTCAAGCGCGCCGGCGCCACCGAGCACGCCAACAACCACCCCCACTTCACCTGCACCGACTGCGGCACCGTCGCCTGCCTCCCTGAAGAGTCCGTGCGCCTCACCACCGCCCGGGGAGTTCCCCGCGCCGTGTCGCAGCGCGCCGTGGAAGTGCAGCTGCGCGGTCTCTGCGACCGCTGCGAGTAG
- a CDS encoding response regulator transcription factor, with protein sequence MEAHHTLLVVDDDMDIRDALQDALELEGYAVQLAADGLEALERLRSSEPRPQLILLDLMMPRMDGVAFREALRHERACSDIPVVVASADLDVRDTVDGMGVAGYLRKPLDLSALLTTVKQLCLPV encoded by the coding sequence ATGGAAGCCCATCACACGTTGCTGGTCGTCGACGACGACATGGACATCCGGGATGCGCTCCAGGACGCGCTGGAGCTGGAGGGCTACGCCGTGCAGCTGGCGGCGGACGGGCTGGAGGCGCTGGAGCGGCTGCGCTCGTCGGAGCCCCGGCCACAGCTCATCCTCCTGGACCTGATGATGCCGCGCATGGACGGCGTCGCGTTCCGCGAGGCGCTGCGCCACGAGCGCGCGTGCTCGGACATCCCGGTGGTGGTGGCCAGCGCGGACCTGGACGTGCGCGACACGGTGGATGGCATGGGCGTGGCGGGCTACCTGCGCAAGCCGCTGGACCTGTCCGCGCTGCTCACCACCGTGAAGCAGCTCTGCCTGCCCGTCTGA
- a CDS encoding metallophosphoesterase: MRLRLARRRHAAGAAASLAISEAVEPHGRNELQARGPDPFRPDRRLRWRDHFVLTEHLLQLDSIHPVHDGLRIAQLSDVHVGQATSDVRIRRAVAAVNEAAPDLVFLTGDYVTHSPKPLPRVRQLLQGLNGPVFVVMGNHDHWVDAPYLRMSFEALGYTVLQNEHRVVNVKGAPLTVLGIDDGLTGKEDVEATFRGAPTSGTRLVLAHTPPTAEKLPAHAGLVQFSGHTHGGQFIVRGLTEAIFRRAGQPYIRGHYRVNGNHLYVNQGLGFGFGGPYLRRGSTPEVAFFTLRTQQAAHVGTI; this comes from the coding sequence ATGCGCCTGAGACTCGCCCGCCGCCGTCACGCCGCTGGTGCCGCCGCCTCCCTCGCCATCTCCGAGGCGGTGGAACCCCACGGTCGCAACGAGCTCCAGGCGCGAGGCCCCGACCCCTTCCGGCCGGACCGGCGCCTGCGATGGAGGGATCACTTCGTCCTCACCGAGCACCTGCTCCAACTGGACAGCATCCACCCGGTGCATGACGGCCTGCGCATCGCGCAGCTGTCGGACGTGCACGTGGGCCAGGCGACCAGCGACGTGCGCATCCGCCGCGCGGTGGCCGCGGTGAACGAGGCCGCGCCGGACCTGGTGTTCCTCACGGGCGACTACGTCACGCACAGCCCCAAGCCGCTGCCGCGCGTGCGCCAGCTGCTGCAGGGGCTCAACGGCCCCGTCTTCGTGGTGATGGGCAACCACGACCACTGGGTGGACGCGCCCTACCTGCGCATGTCCTTCGAGGCGCTGGGCTACACGGTGCTCCAGAACGAGCACCGCGTGGTGAACGTGAAGGGCGCGCCCCTGACGGTGCTGGGCATCGACGACGGGCTCACCGGCAAGGAGGACGTGGAGGCCACCTTCCGTGGCGCGCCCACGTCCGGCACGCGGCTGGTGCTGGCCCACACGCCGCCCACCGCGGAGAAGCTGCCCGCGCACGCGGGGCTGGTGCAGTTCTCCGGGCACACCCACGGAGGGCAGTTCATCGTCCGGGGCCTCACGGAGGCGATCTTCCGCCGCGCGGGCCAGCCGTACATCCGCGGCCACTACCGCGTGAATGGCAACCACCTGTACGTGAACCAGGGGCTGGGCTTCGGCTTCGGCGGGCCGTACCTGCGCCGGGGCAGCACGCCGGAGGTCGCCTTCTTCACCCTGCGCACGCAGCAGGCCGCCCACGTCGGGACGATCTGA
- a CDS encoding DoxX family protein, producing the protein MGLLAPLGRLLFSVIFITSGLNHFIQLQALTAYAQASGVPDPRTAVLVSGGVLVVGGLCVLLGAFARLGAAMLAVFLVASAFMVHHFWKMDDPVQAQNNLIHFMKNLSMAGGALLIVYFGPGPFSLSRKKRENALGGMKLGTPLR; encoded by the coding sequence ATGGGGCTGCTCGCACCGCTGGGACGGCTGCTGTTCTCGGTCATCTTCATCACCAGCGGGCTCAATCACTTCATCCAGCTCCAGGCCCTCACGGCCTACGCCCAGGCGTCCGGGGTGCCCGACCCGCGCACGGCGGTGCTGGTGTCCGGCGGAGTGCTGGTGGTGGGGGGCTTGTGCGTCCTGCTGGGCGCCTTCGCCCGCCTGGGCGCGGCCATGCTCGCGGTGTTCCTGGTGGCGTCCGCCTTCATGGTCCATCACTTCTGGAAGATGGATGACCCCGTCCAGGCGCAGAACAACCTCATCCACTTCATGAAGAACCTCTCCATGGCGGGAGGCGCCCTGCTCATCGTCTACTTCGGGCCCGGCCCCTTCAGCCTGTCGCGCAAGAAGCGCGAGAACGCCCTGGGCGGCATGAAGCTGGGCACGCCCCTGCGCTGA
- a CDS encoding transporter, producing the protein MRTPTLALLSAALLLVPTAPAWACASCACGDPTLTSMGGEQPFEGRLRLSTMLRAWGHTEGVTGVDAQRLRELRMDVAVAYAPRPWLVLAVNLPLQAREVQDVSLGLERGWGLGDIDVTAKAFVWKDKEFSPDQLISVVGGVKLPTGPRLHARDGTTLGIDAQPGSGSVDPMAGLAWQGFRGNWSFLASALGFLPSRGRDDFRLGASVRTQVAAQYQPSPTWAVRLGVDTRAEKAPDTNGTPEEAGGGFIAYASPDVLFSPGMDVVVQAGVRIPVVNQLRRVSSTPIAVLSLAYDL; encoded by the coding sequence TTGAGAACCCCCACCCTGGCCCTCCTGAGCGCCGCGCTGCTCCTCGTGCCCACCGCCCCGGCCTGGGCCTGCGCGAGCTGTGCCTGCGGCGACCCCACCCTCACATCCATGGGAGGCGAGCAGCCCTTCGAAGGGCGGCTGCGGCTGTCCACGATGCTGCGCGCGTGGGGGCACACGGAAGGGGTGACGGGCGTGGACGCGCAGCGGCTGCGCGAGCTGCGCATGGACGTGGCGGTGGCGTACGCGCCCAGGCCCTGGTTGGTGCTGGCGGTGAACCTGCCGCTCCAGGCCCGCGAGGTCCAGGACGTGAGCCTGGGACTGGAGCGCGGCTGGGGGCTGGGCGACATCGACGTGACGGCGAAGGCGTTCGTGTGGAAGGACAAGGAGTTCTCGCCGGACCAGCTGATCAGCGTGGTGGGAGGGGTGAAGCTGCCCACGGGCCCCCGGCTGCACGCGAGGGACGGCACGACGCTGGGCATCGACGCGCAGCCCGGAAGCGGCTCCGTGGATCCGATGGCGGGGCTGGCGTGGCAGGGCTTCCGGGGCAACTGGTCGTTCCTCGCGAGCGCCCTGGGCTTCCTGCCCTCGCGAGGGCGCGACGACTTCCGGCTGGGCGCGTCGGTGCGCACGCAGGTGGCGGCGCAATACCAGCCGTCCCCCACGTGGGCGGTGCGGCTGGGCGTGGACACCCGGGCGGAGAAGGCGCCGGACACGAACGGCACGCCAGAGGAGGCCGGAGGAGGCTTCATCGCGTACGCGTCGCCGGACGTCCTCTTCAGCCCGGGCATGGACGTGGTGGTGCAGGCCGGGGTGCGCATTCCTGTCGTCAACCAGCTGCGCCGGGTGTCGTCCACGCCCATCGCGGTGCTCTCGCTCGCGTACGACCTGTGA
- a CDS encoding ATP-binding protein: protein MTSSPPPSSEPSLRARINLVWLLRLRWGVLVGQAVLVAVAAWGLKLVLPVPALVALLGVEAVTNAAVRAGLAKARPVAEAAIFGLMLWDTLVLTGLLALSGGTHNPFTTLYLVNVALGTVLLPPRRTWAMLGFTLLAFGSLFVLQDVTLPGLERPDHAELMRLHLSGMWVAFAVAAGFIVYFIQRVTRALTLREQELEQTRARHERQEKVASLATLAAGAAHELSTPLSTIAVVAKELERALAASQTSESVREDLRLIRQQVDRCRDVLVQMSADAGQTTGEPFQPIPLERLVEETLSELSGRERVKVDVPEALKAHPVHGPPRALARVLRGLVKNALQATPMGRGVELRVLPQGTGARLEVRDEGQGMPETVLQRAGEPFFTTKAPGEGMGLGLFLARSLAEQLGGSLELRSKAGEGTTASLSLPGADAKEAAA, encoded by the coding sequence ATGACGTCTTCTCCGCCGCCCTCCTCCGAACCCTCGCTCCGGGCCCGCATCAACCTGGTGTGGCTGCTGAGGCTGCGCTGGGGCGTGCTGGTGGGCCAGGCGGTGCTGGTGGCGGTGGCGGCGTGGGGCTTGAAGCTGGTGCTGCCGGTGCCCGCGCTGGTGGCGCTGCTGGGCGTGGAGGCGGTGACGAACGCGGCGGTGCGCGCGGGGCTCGCGAAGGCGAGGCCGGTGGCGGAAGCGGCCATCTTCGGGCTGATGCTCTGGGACACGCTGGTGCTGACAGGGCTGCTGGCATTGAGCGGCGGAACGCACAATCCCTTCACGACGCTGTACCTGGTGAACGTGGCGCTGGGCACGGTGCTGCTGCCGCCGCGCCGCACGTGGGCGATGCTGGGCTTCACGCTCTTGGCGTTCGGGTCGCTGTTCGTGTTGCAGGACGTGACGCTGCCGGGATTGGAGAGGCCGGACCACGCGGAGCTGATGCGGCTGCACCTGAGCGGCATGTGGGTGGCGTTCGCGGTGGCGGCGGGCTTCATCGTGTATTTCATCCAGCGCGTGACGCGGGCGCTGACGCTGCGTGAGCAGGAATTGGAGCAGACGCGGGCAAGGCACGAGAGGCAGGAGAAGGTGGCCTCGCTGGCGACGCTGGCGGCGGGAGCGGCGCATGAACTGTCCACGCCGCTGTCCACCATCGCGGTGGTGGCGAAGGAGCTGGAGCGTGCGCTCGCGGCATCACAGACGTCCGAGTCCGTGAGAGAGGACTTGAGGCTGATCCGCCAGCAGGTGGACCGGTGCCGGGACGTGCTGGTGCAGATGTCCGCGGACGCGGGTCAGACGACGGGCGAACCCTTCCAGCCCATTCCACTGGAGCGGCTGGTGGAGGAGACGCTGTCGGAGCTGTCCGGCCGTGAGCGCGTGAAGGTGGACGTGCCGGAAGCGCTGAAGGCGCATCCCGTCCACGGACCGCCGAGAGCGTTGGCGCGGGTGCTGAGGGGCCTGGTGAAGAACGCGCTCCAGGCGACGCCCATGGGCAGGGGCGTGGAGCTGCGAGTGCTGCCGCAGGGCACGGGAGCGCGGCTGGAGGTGCGCGACGAAGGCCAGGGCATGCCGGAGACGGTGCTTCAGCGCGCGGGTGAGCCGTTCTTCACCACGAAGGCGCCGGGCGAGGGCATGGGGCTGGGGCTGTTCCTGGCACGCTCGCTGGCGGAGCAGTTGGGCGGGTCGCTGGAACTGCGCTCGAAGGCAGGAGAAGGCACGACGGCGAGCCTGAGTCTGCCGGGTGCGGACGCGAAGGAGGCGGCGGCATGA
- a CDS encoding response regulator transcription factor: protein MSTAPVDQRPSLLMVDDDTTLRERLARAFRERGWDVTTAGNHDEAMVAARRESPEYAVVDLRMPGHSGLELVRDLLAVDASTRVIVLTGYGSISTTVDAIRLGAVNYLPKPADADDILAAFARAEEAPNVAAPETLQAPSLARAEWEHIHRVLADSAGNISEAARKLGIHRRSLQRKLQKYPPSR from the coding sequence ATGAGCACGGCCCCAGTGGATCAACGTCCCAGCCTGTTGATGGTGGACGACGACACCACGCTGCGCGAGCGATTGGCGAGGGCCTTCCGCGAGCGCGGCTGGGACGTGACGACAGCGGGCAACCACGACGAGGCAATGGTCGCGGCAAGGCGTGAGTCACCGGAGTACGCGGTGGTGGACCTGCGCATGCCGGGGCACAGCGGGCTGGAGCTGGTGCGGGACCTGCTGGCGGTGGACGCGTCCACGCGAGTCATCGTGCTGACGGGCTACGGCAGCATCTCCACGACGGTGGATGCCATCCGGCTGGGCGCGGTGAACTACCTGCCGAAGCCCGCGGACGCGGACGACATCCTGGCGGCGTTCGCGCGCGCTGAAGAGGCACCCAACGTCGCGGCCCCGGAGACGCTCCAAGCGCCGTCCCTGGCGCGAGCAGAGTGGGAGCACATCCACCGCGTGCTCGCGGACAGCGCCGGAAACATCTCCGAAGCCGCGCGCAAGCTGGGCATCCACCGAAGGTCACTCCAGCGGAAGCTCCAGAAGTACCCGCCGTCGCGCTGA
- a CDS encoding type IV toxin-antitoxin system AbiEi family antitoxin domain-containing protein has product MSTEPPIKPDWDKLYRVAETQEGHFTTQQAAQAGYSPQLLAHYVRIGRALRIQRGIYRLVHFPAGEHEDLVAVWLWSEQVGTFSHQTALALYDLSDVLPARIHLTIPEAWKTRRLRVPKPVVLHYADLLDSERQWAGAVRITTPSRTLDDCAQGALTPDLMRQAAQQALHRGMVKGALPTVEKALKPFGGLNA; this is encoded by the coding sequence ATGAGCACCGAGCCCCCAATCAAGCCGGACTGGGACAAACTCTACCGCGTGGCCGAGACACAGGAGGGTCACTTCACGACGCAGCAGGCTGCCCAGGCGGGCTACTCGCCCCAACTGCTCGCCCACTACGTGCGCATCGGACGAGCCTTGCGAATCCAGCGGGGCATCTACCGGCTGGTGCACTTCCCAGCGGGCGAGCACGAGGACCTCGTCGCGGTGTGGCTCTGGTCAGAACAGGTGGGAACCTTCTCCCATCAGACCGCGCTCGCGCTCTATGACCTCTCCGACGTCCTGCCCGCGCGGATCCATCTGACGATCCCGGAGGCGTGGAAGACGCGCCGCCTGCGCGTGCCAAAGCCCGTCGTGCTCCATTACGCCGACCTGCTCGACTCCGAGCGCCAGTGGGCGGGGGCCGTGCGGATCACGACTCCCTCCAGAACATTGGATGACTGCGCGCAAGGCGCGCTCACTCCGGACCTGATGCGTCAGGCCGCACAGCAAGCCCTGCATCGCGGCATGGTCAAAGGCGCCCTCCCAACCGTGGAGAAAGCACTGAAGCCCTTTGGAGGCCTCAACGCGTGA
- a CDS encoding VOC family protein: MKPIPEDWPRISSSLFYVDAPAAIDWLERAFGFQTRLKVEGADNSIVHAELAYGDGVIMVNSSGRHGLHQSPRLHGGVNTQTLTVYVDDVDAHCAQARAAGAVILMEPETKNYGDDWGTNRTYGAEDLEGHRWWFTQRVFGPK, translated from the coding sequence ATGAAGCCCATCCCCGAGGACTGGCCGCGCATCTCCTCCAGCCTCTTCTACGTGGACGCTCCCGCCGCCATCGACTGGCTGGAGCGCGCGTTCGGCTTCCAGACGCGCCTCAAGGTGGAGGGCGCGGACAACAGCATCGTGCACGCGGAGCTGGCCTACGGCGACGGCGTCATCATGGTGAACTCCTCCGGGCGCCACGGCCTCCACCAGAGCCCCCGGCTGCACGGGGGCGTCAACACGCAGACCCTCACGGTCTACGTGGACGACGTGGACGCCCACTGCGCCCAGGCTCGCGCGGCCGGCGCCGTCATCCTCATGGAGCCCGAGACCAAGAACTACGGCGACGACTGGGGCACCAACCGCACCTACGGCGCCGAGGACCTCGAAGGCCACCGCTGGTGGTTCACCCAGCGCGTCTTCGGCCCGAAGTAG
- a CDS encoding ArsR/SmtB family transcription factor, with the protein MATPSALDRTLAALADPTRRGVVDRLRHRPHPAGELAAAFDMSPPAMSRHLRVLRQTGLVEERIDSDDARVRVYSLRPEPFAALRGWLDEVESFWGDQLGAFKAHAERTRGTKPSRGRKS; encoded by the coding sequence ATGGCCACCCCGTCCGCGCTCGACCGCACCCTGGCCGCCCTCGCCGACCCCACGCGCCGGGGCGTCGTGGACCGGCTGCGCCACCGGCCCCACCCCGCCGGCGAGCTGGCCGCCGCGTTCGACATGAGCCCCCCGGCCATGTCCCGCCACCTGCGCGTGCTGCGCCAGACGGGGCTCGTGGAGGAGCGCATCGACTCGGACGACGCCCGCGTGCGCGTCTACTCGCTGCGCCCGGAGCCCTTCGCCGCCCTGCGCGGCTGGCTGGACGAGGTGGAGTCCTTCTGGGGCGACCAGCTGGGCGCCTTCAAGGCCCACGCCGAACGCACCCGCGGCACGAAGCCCTCCAGAGGCCGCAAGTCATGA
- a CDS encoding SRPBCC domain-containing protein, translated as MTADRARVTTFVAVSPLDAFEVFTEETDLWWKKGPRYRGLRNPRGVLRFEPPGPGGRLLESFENDIYEIGRVLVWEPGARLVFQWRASNFAPGETTEVDVRFEPTFGGTRVVLEHRGWDAIRMDHPVRHGQDGAATVATIGRWWGDLVTRYRLHAARPRST; from the coding sequence ATGACGGCCGACCGCGCCCGCGTCACTACCTTCGTCGCCGTGTCCCCGTTGGACGCCTTCGAGGTCTTCACCGAGGAGACCGACCTCTGGTGGAAGAAGGGCCCGCGCTACCGCGGCCTGCGGAACCCTCGCGGCGTCCTGCGCTTCGAACCGCCCGGCCCCGGCGGCCGGCTGCTGGAGTCCTTCGAAAACGACATCTACGAAATCGGCCGCGTGCTCGTCTGGGAGCCCGGCGCGCGGCTCGTCTTCCAATGGCGCGCGAGCAACTTCGCCCCCGGAGAGACCACCGAGGTCGACGTCCGCTTCGAGCCCACCTTCGGCGGCACCCGCGTGGTGCTCGAGCACCGGGGCTGGGACGCCATCCGCATGGACCACCCCGTGCGCCACGGCCAGGATGGAGCGGCCACTGTCGCGACCATCGGCCGCTGGTGGGGGGACCTCGTCACGCGCTACCGGCTCCACGCCGCGCGGCCCCGCTCCACTTGA